From Bacillota bacterium:
CCCTTCTCGATCAGATCCGCCCTTTCGTCGGCTTCTGTCTCGACTTTTCTGTATTGTCTAACCCCGTCGATCTCGACTTCTACAAAGCCGCTTTTCGGCGGCAGTGTCGGTGTTACTATCATGTCATTCCCTCCTTACTGCGCTTTGATATATGTGTACGCGTCCGATGCGATAGCGGGCAGTGAATAGCCGTTTGAGTATTTGACCTGCGCTGTAAATCCAGTTGACACAACATAATAGCCTTTTGCATACGCAATGTCCGCGCCTCCGCTTAAAGTCACCTGTGTCCACGCGCCTGTCGGATCTGCCGCAAAATATAGAGCTCCGTTTCCATATGTAAACCATAGGCCATTCACATATCTTACAAAACCTAGAGAACCGCCGTTTGATGTAGCGGCGAGCCCCGTTGACGGCGGTGTCGTAAATGTGATTTGACTGCTTGTGCTGTTTCCGCCTAAAACAAACCTCCCGTTTCCGAAATCCACCGAATAAAAGGTTGCTGACGTTACAGTATAAGACGACCATGTCCCCGCAAGTGAAGTGGTGTAATAAAAAATATTTCTCCCTTTAACAGGTGCTACATAATACCCATTCCCATACGCAATATCACTCAGCTCATAGCTTGAAGTATTAGTCGCCTTTGAGTTCCATGTGCTGTTCGGCGTAGTGGCATAGTACAGCTTCCCCATATTGGTGCAGGTGAACCAAGAGCCGTTAATGTATTTTATGAATCCCATCGGATCGCTGGGATTGAGCGCCAGAGTCCAGGTTCCTGTGATACTGGCTGCATAATAAAGGTAATATCCGCCGCACAAAATACACCAGTACCCGCCGCCGTATTTTATGTCAGTGATCGAGGCGGCGGCGTTAGAAACGGTGAAGGAGCTCCACGACCCGCTTGTTATATCAGAAGTGTAATAGATGACCTTCCCGTCAAAGAAAGCGAATATGTTGCCGTCAGTGGCAAGCTTGCTGTTATTGGCGGTGCCTGTGAAAGAAGTGCTTACCCACGGTTTGCTCAGGCTGAAGGGAAGAATACTTGCCAAAGCGGGATATTCCGCCGAGTCAAATGCGCTGCCGTTGCAGAGCAGCCAGTCAGCGCCGAGATCCGTCCTCATGGTGGTCTTAATATCCCCAACTAGACTTTTGACCGGGATGCTTATGCCGGCGCTGCCGTCAAAACTAGCGCTCCCCGATAATTCCCCGCTGATGTTGATACTCCGGGCTGTGGTAAGCTTAGTCGCGCTCAACACATTCTTCGATGCGTCCGCTGTGTTGTCTGCATTCCCAAGCCCCACTTGAGCCTTGGTCACGCTGTGGGGATTTGACGTGTTCGCCAAATGTGCGGTTATCTGCGCCTGCAGTTTCCCCAAAGCTGTCAAGACGGTGTCGCTTGCGGTTATGATCGCATTTGTAGCGGTGCTGAGCCCGGTCAATACCGAGCCCGTCACTCTTGAAACAAAGTTTGATACTGCGGTGCTTATGCTGATGCTTGCACTGCCGTCAAAATTAGCACTGCCAGACAGTTCACCGCTTAAGGCAATAGTTCTCGCTGTTGTCAGCTTTGCCGCACTTGCAACGCTTTTCGCTGAATCTGCCGTATTATCGACGCTGCCAAGCCCCACCTGTGCCTTTGTCACCGAGTGCGGGTTTGACGTATTAGCAAGGTGGCTCGAGATCTGAGCCTGCAGCTTTCCAAGCGCCGTAAGCGCTGAGTCAGCCGCACTGATCACAGCACTCGTCGCCGTACTGAGCCCCGTTAAAACAGTCGCTCTCACC
This genomic window contains:
- a CDS encoding tail fiber protein, whose protein sequence is MADYTTNYNLVKPGQDDFYNVQDFNGNADIIDEQLTALSNSKQDLITGDVVGHYHSSDRNRANHTGTQTSSTISDFAAAVRATVLTGLSTATSAVISAADSALTALGKLQAQISSHLANTSNPHSVTKAQVGLGSVDNTADSAKSVASAAKLTTARTIALSGELSGSANFDGSASISISTAVSNFVSRVTGSVLTGLSTATNAIITASDTVLTALGKLQAQITAHLANTSNPHSVTKAQVGLGNADNTADASKNVLSATKLTTARSINISGELSGSASFDGSAGISIPVKSLVGDIKTTMRTDLGADWLLCNGSAFDSAEYPALASILPFSLSKPWVSTSFTGTANNSKLATDGNIFAFFDGKVIYYTSDITSGSWSSFTVSNAAASITDIKYGGGYWCILCGGYYLYYAASITGTWTLALNPSDPMGFIKYINGSWFTCTNMGKLYYATTPNSTWNSKATNTSSYELSDIAYGNGYYVAPVKGRNIFYYTTSLAGTWSSYTVTSATFYSVDFGNGRFVLGGNSTSSQITFTTPPSTGLAATSNGGSLGFVRYVNGLWFTYGNGALYFAADPTGAWTQVTLSGGADIAYAKGYYVVSTGFTAQVKYSNGYSLPAIASDAYTYIKAQ